A part of Arachis hypogaea cultivar Tifrunner chromosome 12, arahy.Tifrunner.gnm2.J5K5, whole genome shotgun sequence genomic DNA contains:
- the LOC112727931 gene encoding protein PHLOEM PROTEIN 2-LIKE A9 has translation MMNFKKPHHTADPRAIQPVADNFIIKPTGLNIVWGNDPRYWKVTESEAELIQVSWLEVSGVVKELKKGKKYKVEFELNVKRDAFGWDETQVLVMAKASKTGRYSFKEAKLSGCEGHVTIPSGEPLEVSFPAAISDSDANLYFGLYEVWSGRWKGGIQIIKANVTCIN, from the exons ATGATGAATTTCAAAAAGCCTCATCACACCGCGGACCCGAGGGCTATTCAGCCG GTTGCAGATAACTTCATAATAAAACCAACTGGACTCAACATCGTCTGGGGAAATGATCCTCGATACTGGAAAGTAACCGA GAGCGAGGCAGAGTTGATACAAGTATCATGGCTGGAAGTATCAGGAGTAGTGAAGGAATTAAAGAAGGGGAAGAAATACAAAGTTGAATTTGAGTTGAATGTGAAGCGTGATGCATTCGGTTGGGATGAGACTCAAGTACTTGTGATGGCCAAAGCAAGCAAAACAGGGAGGTATTCATTCAAAGAAGCGAAACTATCAGGTTGTGAGGGTCACGTGACCATTCCATCAGGTGAACCTCTTGAAGTGTCGTTCCCAGCAGCAATTTCAGATTCTGATGCCAATCTCTACTTTGGATTGTATGAAGTGTGGAGCGGTAGATGGAAAGGTGGCATTCAAATTATCAAAGCCAATGTCACATGCATCAATTGA
- the LOC112727932 gene encoding disease resistance protein RPP2A has protein sequence MSSQNQDPEFTFNPHTTIMYDVYISFEPHYPSHPFISLLSGALKRAGVHLFLDNYMKPKSKDLILSSVIKGSRVSIVVFTTDFACTTWSLKELEKIMEYRSSRGQQVVPVFYEVDPEEVFNQTGHFGEALLATLARTSTNQAKVLSYRTALKEAAAISPRFLTNFRDRSNTIDSIVGHVTSLLDSTALFVAEHPVGVNSHVQDLIQLLDNKKSDGVFIMAIWGMGGIGKTTVAKALYNQISHNFDVRKFVPDIDERMEDFPRRWPLGIIEEELLLFLKEQVATKACNFDSTSVIWWEGIRCVKVLLVLDNVRSEKELEVLPVTCECFGPGSIIIITTRTKHDQFNETGINHVYRLKEMDYNECVELFSQSAFKKATPERTYADLINRALEYSDGLPLALVAVGSVLFERSRVEWDSVLERLKRFPLQDVWQVLRKSIDSLGYDMKQMFLVLAYLSHFFIGMDRNDVTQILQKAGCDVVVALKAIKGLEDHSLVSFEKDKFRMHRLIQDIGREMYLKESSIKPQQRPYDVFLSFRGKDTRSNFMSHLHASLENASIYVFKDDDEEARGENISLSLLKAIGESRISIIILSPNYADSKWCLQELEDIMRCYNNQTQKVLPVFHHVDPSEVRNQAGKFGEAFEEFIKKNPQNKVKEQDWRKALRDVGSTAGFVVQNWRNESEDIKKIVEHVTHMLDLNELFIANHPVGVESRVKELIELLKSHQSEDPLLLGIWGMGGIGKTTIAKAVYNKICRQFDGRCFLLNIREVWDQDNGGLHLQQQLLSSVYKTTKIKIQNIESGKSILEKRLGQKRILVVLDDVDKLEQLNALAASYKWFCPRSIIIITTRDERFLSWLEIDKRYKMEGLNEEESIELFSWHAFKEPRPRKKFATLCGEVISYCGNLPLALEVIGSHLFERGIKEWKSVLNKLKSIPNKEVQKKLKISFDGLSDDKDREIFLDIAFFFIGMDKNDVTDILNGCGHSAGIGISILLERCLVTVDTKNKLRMHGLLRDMGREIIRESSPTKPEERSRLWHSEEVLDVLSKDLGTKATEGIALKLSRMNPICLKTKAFKYMRRLRLLQLAGVQLKGNFKHLSTDLRWLCWHGCPSRYTEAKFDQRNLVAIDLKYSYLQHVWKKGQMMKKLKILNLSHSEHLTHTPDFSYLPNLKKLILKDCPRLCSISHTIGHLKRILLINLKDCTSLRVLPKSIYKLKSLKTLILSGCTKIDKLEEDLEQMKSLTTLMADNTAITKVPYALPRLNNIVYISLCGFEGLCRNVFPSIIWSWTSPTNNLSPQMHTNLDLSNLVSIMVSNSSSSHAGLSSIIKELPKVQNLQLECGSQLNMSGNVNLVSSSVTNFKELEAPSRTSHVSNMNTSALGGCCSEGYISRSENSLNIILIRMGMNCLITKALIQRISQKLTSNLAGDFLLPGNNNPDWLTFSSEGSSVSFEVPKVNGRSLKAVILCIVYSSSSNIIASEGITLKNMMIINYTKATTHVYEGDTLSSLKGEDWQSVLSNLEASDKVQVVAVVLGYGFKVKETTVYLIYDDPIDQTMKQQDEGIVSGIDMVADENVTVHGGDEKEEFKLLRKRKFQEYDDTSSEDDRVGDV, from the exons ATGTCTTCCCAAAACCAGGACCCCGAATTCACATTCAATCCCCACACAACAATCATGTATGACGTGTACATAAGTTTCGAACCCCACTACCCTTCCCACCCTTTCATTTCACTTCTCTCTGGCGCTCTCAAACGTGCTGGAGTGCATCTTTTTCTGGACAACTACATGAAGCCAAAAAGTAAAGACCTTATACTATCTAGCGTAATCAAAGGATCCAGAGTTTCTATCGTAGTTTTCACTACCGATTTTGCTTGTACAACCTGGAGTTTGAAAGAGCTTGAGAAAATCATGGAGTATCGCAGCAGCAGAGGTCAGCAAGTTGTGCCTGTGTTCTATGAGGTAGATCCCGAGGAAGTGTTTAATCAGACTGGCCATTTCGGAGAAGCTTTGTTGGCTACTCTTGCAAGAACTTCAACCAATCAAGCCAAGGTGTTGAGTTATAGGACCGCGCTAAAAGAAGCTGCTGCCATTTCACCAAGGTTTCTCACCAATTTTCG GGATAGAAGCAACACCATAGATAGTATCGTTGGACATGTTACCTCTTTGCTAGATTCAACTGCCTTATTCGTTGCAGAACATCCAGTGGGAGTAAACTCTCACGTGCAAGATTTGATTCAACTGTTAGATAATAAGAAATCAGATGGTGTTTTCATTATGGCAATATGGGGAATGGGAGGAATAGGTAAAACAACAGTTGCCAAAGCCCTCTACAATCAAATTAGTCACAATTTTGATGTGAGGAAATTTGTCCCGGACATAGATGAAAGGATGGAGGATTTCCCAAGAAGGTGGCCTTTGGGCATTATAGAAGAGGAGCTTCTTTTGTTTCTCAAAGAACAAGTTGCAACAAAAGCTTGCAATTTCGACTCAACAAGTGTTATATGGTGGGAAGGAATTCGTTGTGTAAAGGTATTGCTTGTACTTGACAATGTGAGAAGTGAAAAAGAGCTAGAGGTTTTGCCTGTAACTTGTGAATGCTTTGGTCCTGGGAGTATAATAATCATCACCACAAGGACTAAACATGATCAGTTTAATGAGACTGGAATTAATCATGTTTACAGACTGAAAGAAATGGATTACAACGAATGTGTTGAGCTTTTTAGTCAGAGTGCTTTCAAGAAAGCAACTCCTGAAAGGACTTATGCTGATCTGATCAATCGTGCACTTGAATATTCTGATGGATTGCCACTAGCTCTTGTGGCGGTTGGATCTGTATTATTTGAAAGAAGTAGAGTAGAGTGGGACAGTGTATTGGAAAGGCTTAAAAGATTTCCCCTTCAAGATGTATGGCAAGTTTTAAGAAAAAGCATTGATTCTTTGGGATATGATATGAAGCAAATGTTTCTTGTGCTAGCTTATTTGAGTCATTTCTTTATTGGAATGGACCGAAATGATGTAACTCAAATATTACAAAAAGCTGGATGTGATGTGGTAGTGGCACTAAAAGCAATCAAAGGGCTTGAAGATCATAGTCTTGTGTCGTTTGAGAAGGACAAGTTTCGCATGCATCGTTTGATACAAGACATCGGAAGAGAAATGTATCTGAAAGAATCATCTATTAAGCCTCAG CAAAGGCCTTATGATGTATTCTTGAGTTTTCGAGGCAAAGACACTCGTTCCAATTTCATGTCGCATCTTCATGCATCTCTTGAAAATGCTAGTATCTATGTTTTCaaggatgatgatgaggaagcaAGAGGGGAAAATATCTCACTTTCCCTTCTAAAAGCAATTGGAGAGTCTAGAATTTCTATCATCATTTTGTCACCAAATTATGCAGATTCAAAATGGTGCTTGCAGGAGTTGGAAGACATAATGAGATGTTATAATAATCAAACTCAAAAGGTGTTGCCAGTGTTCCACCATGTTGATCCGTCGGAAGTGCGAAATCAAGCTGGTAAATTTGGAGAGGCTTTTGaagaatttataaagaaaaacCCCCAAAATAAAGTCAAAGAGCAGGATTGGAGGAAAGCACTCCGTGATGTCGGTTCCACTGCTGGATTTGTTGTTCAAAATTGGAG GAATGAAAGTGAGGATATTAAGAAGATTGTTGAACATGTTACTCATATGCTAGACCTGAATGAATTGTTCATTGCTAATCATCCAGTAGGAGTAGAATCTCGTGTAAAAGAGCTGATTGAACTACTAAAAAGCCATCAATCAGAAGATCCTCTACTATTAGGCATATGGGGCATGGGAGGGATCGGTAAAACAACCATTGCCAAAGCagtttataataaaatttgcCGTCAGTTTGATGGTCGATGTTTCCTCTTAAATATCAGGGAAGTTTGGGATCAAGATAATGGTGGCCTTCATTTGCAGCAGCAACTTCTTTCTTCTGTCTATAAGACAACAAAAATAAAGATACAGAACATAGAATCTGGAAAATCAATATTAGAGAAAAGGCTTGGACAGAAAAGGATACTTGTTGTACTTGATGATGTGGATAAATTGGAGCAACTTAATGCTTTGGCTGCAAGCTATAAATGGTTCTGTCCAAGGAGTATAATAATCATCACAACAAGAGATGAAAGATTTCTTAGTTGGCTTGAAATTGACAAAAGATACAAAATGGAAGGGTTGAATGAGGAAGAATCTATTGAACTTTTCAGTTGGCATGCATTCAAAGAACCACGTCCTAGGAAAAAATTTGCTACACTTTGTGGTGAAGTTATTTCCTATTGTGGGAATTTGCCATTAGCTCTTGAGGTCATTGGGTCACATTTGTTTGAAAGGGGAATAAAAGAGTGGAAGAGTGTCTTGAACAAACTCAAAAGCATTCCCAATAAAGAAGTGCAAAAGAAGCTTAAGATAAGCTTTGATGGTTTAAGTGATGACAAAGATAGAGAAATATTCCTTGATATAGCTTTTTTCTTTATTGGAATGGACAAAAATGATGTCACTGATATACTAAATGGTTGTGGACATTCTGCTGGAATTGGAATAAGTATTCTTTTGGAGCGATGTCTTGTAACTGTTGACACTAAGAATAAACTTCGAATGCATGGTTTGCTGAGAGACATGGGAAGAGAAATCATTCGCGAGAGTTCTCCAACAAAACCTGAAGAACGTAGTAGGTTATGGCATTCAGAGGAGGTGCTTGATgtattatcaaaagacttg ggAACAAAAGCTACCGAGGGAATTGCTTTGAAGTTATCAAGGATGAATCCAATTTGTTTGAAGACCAAAGCATTTAAGTACATGAGGAGACTCAGATTACTTCAACTTGCTGGTGTGCAACTTAAAGGAAACTTCAAACACCTTTCGACAGACCTTCGATGGCTATGCTGGCATGGATGCCCTTCAAGATATACAGAAGCAAAGTTTGATCAAAGAAATTTAGTTGCCATTGACTTAAAATATAGCTACCTCCAACATGTATGGAAGAAGGGCCAG ATGATGAAGAAACTGAAAATTCTCAATCTTAGTCATTCCGAACACTTGACACATACTCCAGACTTTTCATACTTGCCCAATCTTAAAAAGTTAATACTCAAAGATTGTCCAAGATTGTGTTCAATCTCCCACACCATTGGACATCTCAAACGAATTCTTCTAATCAACTTGAAAGATTGTACAAGCCTTCGAGTGCTTCCGAAAAGCATCTACAAATTAAAATCTCTCAAAACTCTCATTCTGTCTGGATGTACAAAGATTGACAAATTGGAAGAGGACTTAGAACAAATGAAATCTTTGACAACATTGATGGCAGATAACACTGCTATAACCAAAGTTCCCTATGCACTACCAAGATTAAACAACATTGTTTACATTTCTTTGTGTGGGTTCGAAGGATTGTGTCGTAATGTGTTTCCTTCAATCATCTGGTCATGGACCTCTCCAACAAATAATCTCTCACCCCAAATGCATACAAATTTGGACCTGTCAAATCTTGTTTCCATAATGGTATCCAATAGCAGTAGTTCCCATGCAGGCCTATCATCCATCATTAAAGAGCTTCCAAAGGTTCAGAATCTTCAATTGGAATGTGGCTCACAACTAAACATGTCAGGAAATGTAAATTTAGTTTCTTCTAGTGTCACAAATTTTAAGGAACTGGAAGCACCATCAAGAACATCACATGTCTCAAATATGAATACCTCAGCATTAGGTGGTTGTTGCAGTGAAGGTTACATTTCTAGATCAGAGAACTCCTTGAATATCATTTTAATCCGAATGGGAATGAATTGCTTAATCACAAAAGCACTCATTCAGAGAATTTCACAG AAGCTTACTAGCAATTTAGCTGGAGATTTTTTGCTTCCTGGAAACAACAATCCTGATTGGTTAACCTTCAGCAGTGAAGGTTCTTCTGTGAGTTTTGAAGTTCCAAAAGTTAATGGCCGCAGCTTGAAGGCGGTGATACTGTGCATTGTTTACTCTTCTTCCTCAAACATCATAGCATCTGAAGGAATAACTCTAAAGAATATGATGATCATAAATTACACAAAAGCCACCACTCATGTCTATGAGGGAGATACCTTGTCTTCACTTAAAGGTGAAGACTGGCAGAGTGTCTTATCAAATCTTGAAGCCAGTGACAAAGTGCAGGTTGTTGCTGTTGTTTTGGGGTATGGATTCAAAGTGAAGGAAACAACAGTTTATCTCATATATGATGATCCAATTGACCAAACCATGAAGCAACAGGATGAAGGTATTGTTTCTGGTATTGATATGGTAGCAGATGAGAATGTAACTGTCCATGGTGGAGATGAAAAA GAAGAATTTAAACTCCTTAGAAAGAGAAAATTCCAAGAGTATGATGATACATCTAGTGAAGATGACAGAGTGGGAGATGTTTAG